From the genome of Candidatus Eisenbacteria bacterium:
TCACCGCGAGAAGGCCATCGCATTCCTGCAGGCCGCTGCCTCGGGCCGGGTCCGTGAGGCCTACCAGCGGTACGTGCACCCCGACTTTCACCACCACAATCCGTACTTCCCGGGGGACCGGGAGTCCCTGCAGCGAGCCATGGAGGAAGCGGCCGTCGCTTCACCCAACAAGTCCATCGAGGTGAAGCGGGTGCTGGAAGATGGCGACCTGGTCGCCGTGCACTCCCGGATCCGGCGCGCCGATCCGAACGCGCCGGACATCGCGGTGGTCCACATTCTCCGCTTCCAGGACGGTTGGATCATCGAGGAGTGGGAGGCCGGAAACGAGGTGCCCCAGGATTCACCGAACGAGAACGGGGCGTTCTAGCGGACCGACTACTCCGTGGCCGTCGCCTTCTCCCAGTGCTCCCTCAAGCTGCCCCGCTTCACCCTCGCCTCCCGCTCGAGCGCCCCCAGCGCGCTCCACGCGCCCAGCGTGAGCTCCAGGTCCTCGCGCGGGATCGTCCGCGCGTACTGGCGCAGCATCCGCACGAGGATCGCCGTGTCCAGGTGGCTGCCGAGATAGTCCTGGAGCGCCGCGATCCGCTTCGCGCGGCGCAGCGCGGCGGGTCCCTCGAGATCCGCGAAGTACTCGAACGCGTACCGGGCCTTCTTGGCGGCGATTCGCAGCGCGTGCAGGTCCTCGATGTCCATCGACTGGTACGCGGTGTCGAACGCGGCGTTCATCGCGTCCATCCATCGGCCGGTGACCCGGGGGGCGGCGGTGTACGCGGCCATGACGCCGTTCGGCACCAACACCCCGGCCGGTGGTCCTGCTTCGATCCACCCGCGCGCCTTCGTCACGAACTCGCGATACCGCGCCGAGTCGAGGCGCTCCACCAGCCGCATTCGCCGCCGGGCGCGCCGGACCGCGAGCGACTGCGCGAACACGCGCAGCGCGGGACGCTCGAACGGCGCGGCTTCCTCGGAGACGGCCAGGATGCGGTCGGTCATCACGTCGAGATCCCGAACGCGCCCGAGCCGCCGGCCCAGCCAGCGAAGGTCCGTCTCGAACTCGTCGCACACCGCCTCGGGGAACCCTTCGGCGAGCACCTCGAGCGACGTGCGTAGCCTCCGCACGGCGACGCGCATGTCGTGGAGGTACTCCGGATCCACGCCGAGCCTGGTTCCGGGCTCGTTCCACTGGAGGCGGGAGAAGTGCCGGGCGAAGGTCTTGTGCGCCACCTCGAGCAAACGGTCCGCCGGGCTGAGCGCGTGCCGCGCCTCCTCGGGCTTGGGGAGGTGGACGCCTCGCGCGGCGAGCGCCGCCGCCATCTTGGTCTCGAGCGCGGGCCGGATCCCGAGTCGCTCCTGGACGGCACGGCTCACCTCCCCGAGCGCGGTCGTCGCCCCGTTCGCCAGCTCGAGCTCCACTTCGCGGAACTGGGACGGTGGAATGGTCACGTGGTCGACCGTCATCGAGCCGACCAGCGAGTCTCCGCTCATCCAGCGAAAGCACTCGCGCTCGTTCCGCACGCTCGCTCTCTCGGCGAGCCGCTCCACGACGCCGAGTCCCGCGAGCGAGCCCAGGAGCGCCGCGACGGGCCCGTCGGGGAGCGCGCTCCAGGGCGGATCGCCATGCGGCGCCTCCTGCGCCCACTCGTGT
Proteins encoded in this window:
- a CDS encoding CHAD domain-containing protein; this translates as MILPEGVSSMHSGAHVEREMKFRLPEHADASSLREAVESAGYRLEPAGTIAHEDRYLDTEDWVLYRGGLALRLRSEGDRVRLEAKTLGSSREGTITRHEWAQEAPHGDPPWSALPDGPVAALLGSLAGLGVVERLAERASVRNERECFRWMSGDSLVGSMTVDHVTIPPSQFREVELELANGATTALGEVSRAVQERLGIRPALETKMAAALAARGVHLPKPEEARHALSPADRLLEVAHKTFARHFSRLQWNEPGTRLGVDPEYLHDMRVAVRRLRTSLEVLAEGFPEAVCDEFETDLRWLGRRLGRVRDLDVMTDRILAVSEEAAPFERPALRVFAQSLAVRRARRRMRLVERLDSARYREFVTKARGWIEAGPPAGVLVPNGVMAAYTAAPRVTGRWMDAMNAAFDTAYQSMDIEDLHALRIAAKKARYAFEYFADLEGPAALRRAKRIAALQDYLGSHLDTAILVRMLRQYARTIPREDLELTLGAWSALGALEREARVKRGSLREHWEKATATE
- a CDS encoding nuclear transport factor 2 family protein, which produces MNDDRSVDGPRSHREKAIAFLQAAASGRVREAYQRYVHPDFHHHNPYFPGDRESLQRAMEEAAVASPNKSIEVKRVLEDGDLVAVHSRIRRADPNAPDIAVVHILRFQDGWIIEEWEAGNEVPQDSPNENGAF